A genomic region of Gimesia chilikensis contains the following coding sequences:
- the ggt gene encoding gamma-glutamyltransferase: MLLKLIKCKPLLNNVLCILISSLILFSPQAGRAAEPAAPTDEKVYEQAVVAADHPLASAAGLAILKAGGNVVDAAVATSFALTVLRPASCGLGGGGFMVIWNAKDQKATVIDYRERAPAAATPDMYAELPGTDKQRQLASRQGPLAVAVPCTVAGLSYAVKEYGTLDLKTVMLPAIQLARRGVPINEHMRSVQKGMLARIKNGTLNPDEFKTLVDDYLNHGKPWKEDARFFSPQLKTLELIAEYGHDGFYRGAVAEAMVAACGKSAGGILTLEDLKATQPIIRKPLSTNFDGYQILTMPPPSSGGIAIIESFNMIKALEQQTLKHPFGKLKFHSPEEIHLLTEVMKHAFADRAEYLGDADFVPVPIERLTSGTYASELARRIDPQQTKSMKDYGRYIPPQDGGTSHFSVMDAQGNAVACTETINLTFGSYVVIPKYGIVMNNEMDDFAAISGKPNAFGLIQGKANEIEPGKKPLSSMSPTIAVKDGKAVFSAGASGGPRIISSTLQVLLNMIVFGMTPTQAVDAPRIHHQWVPEDLLLEPELFGEVGEKLKGFGHSTKKSSSLAASQAVSRQSDGLRGHSDPRKHGAAAGY, from the coding sequence ATGCTGTTGAAACTTATTAAGTGTAAACCACTATTAAATAACGTGTTGTGCATCTTAATCTCCAGTTTAATCCTCTTCAGCCCTCAAGCGGGTCGCGCAGCGGAACCTGCTGCCCCTACCGACGAAAAAGTATATGAACAGGCAGTAGTCGCCGCCGATCATCCCCTGGCGAGTGCCGCCGGGCTCGCCATTCTCAAAGCAGGCGGCAACGTCGTCGACGCCGCTGTGGCCACATCCTTCGCTCTGACTGTTCTCCGCCCGGCCAGCTGTGGTCTGGGGGGCGGCGGTTTCATGGTAATCTGGAATGCCAAAGATCAAAAGGCAACTGTGATCGACTACAGAGAACGGGCTCCCGCAGCTGCCACGCCTGATATGTACGCCGAGCTGCCAGGAACTGACAAACAGCGTCAGCTGGCCAGCCGCCAGGGACCTCTGGCAGTCGCAGTCCCCTGCACTGTCGCCGGATTGAGTTATGCTGTCAAAGAATACGGAACACTGGATCTGAAAACAGTGATGCTCCCCGCGATTCAACTGGCCCGACGTGGGGTTCCAATCAACGAACATATGCGTTCTGTCCAGAAAGGCATGCTGGCCCGTATCAAAAACGGAACCCTCAATCCGGATGAATTCAAGACGCTGGTCGATGACTACCTGAATCACGGCAAACCCTGGAAAGAAGATGCCCGTTTTTTCAGTCCGCAATTGAAGACTCTGGAACTCATCGCCGAATACGGGCATGACGGCTTTTATCGAGGGGCTGTCGCTGAAGCGATGGTTGCCGCCTGTGGTAAATCGGCCGGCGGGATCCTGACGCTGGAAGACCTGAAAGCAACCCAACCCATTATTCGCAAACCACTGTCGACCAACTTCGATGGCTATCAGATTCTGACGATGCCCCCTCCGTCGAGCGGAGGGATCGCCATCATCGAATCCTTCAATATGATCAAAGCGCTCGAGCAGCAGACACTAAAACACCCCTTCGGGAAACTGAAGTTCCACTCCCCGGAGGAAATTCACCTGCTGACGGAAGTCATGAAACATGCTTTTGCCGACCGAGCAGAGTACCTGGGTGATGCCGACTTTGTCCCCGTTCCCATCGAACGGCTGACCAGCGGCACCTATGCCAGCGAACTGGCTCGTCGTATTGATCCGCAGCAGACAAAATCCATGAAAGATTACGGCCGCTACATTCCGCCCCAGGATGGAGGGACCAGCCATTTCTCAGTGATGGATGCCCAGGGAAACGCGGTCGCCTGCACCGAAACGATCAACCTGACCTTCGGCAGTTATGTCGTCATTCCCAAATACGGAATCGTCATGAACAATGAGATGGACGATTTCGCTGCCATCTCCGGCAAACCGAATGCCTTTGGTTTGATTCAGGGAAAAGCCAACGAAATCGAACCCGGCAAGAAACCGCTTTCGAGCATGTCCCCCACGATCGCCGTCAAAGATGGAAAAGCGGTCTTTTCCGCTGGTGCCTCCGGTGGCCCGCGCATCATCTCCAGCACACTGCAAGTGCTGTTGAACATGATTGTGTTCGGCATGACGCCGACTCAAGCCGTTGATGCGCCACGCATCCACCATCAATGGGTTCCCGAAGATCTCCTTCTGGAACCTGAGCTGTTTGGTGAGGTGGGTGAAAAGCTCAAAGGGTTTGGACACTCTACGAAAAAGAGCTCCAGTCTAGCCGCCTCCCAGGCCGTTTCCCGTCAGTCAGATGGCCTGCGGGGACACAGTGACCCACGTAAACACGGCGCTGCTGCCGGGTATTAA